Proteins from a single region of Pseudomonadota bacterium:
- a CDS encoding phage holin family protein has protein sequence MTDPLHGNRVRGFIIRWVVNALALLVAAWILKGIVIGSYLSLFVAAFVIGLLNAFLRPIVLLLTLPLNILTLGLFTLVVNGIMVLLAGDVVRGFEVHGFFSAVFAALIMGCVSFLLNLFISDSGRIENVMIVTDEHRF, from the coding sequence ATGACTGATCCACTGCATGGTAACCGGGTTCGTGGTTTTATTATCCGCTGGGTGGTGAATGCCCTGGCGCTGTTGGTGGCGGCCTGGATATTGAAAGGGATTGTGATCGGTAGTTATCTTTCCCTGTTTGTGGCCGCTTTTGTCATTGGTCTGCTGAATGCTTTTTTACGGCCCATTGTGCTTCTCCTGACTCTACCACTCAATATTCTGACCCTGGGGCTTTTCACCCTGGTGGTCAATGGAATCATGGTGTTGCTGGCCGGAGATGTAGTCCGGGGTTTTGAAGTGCATGGTTTCTTTTCGGCAGTGTTCGCGGCCCTGATCATGGGTTGTGTCAGTTTTCTCCTCAACCTCTTCATCAGTGACAGCGGCCGGATCGAAAATGTGATGATTGTTACTGATGAGCATCGTTTCTGA
- the selB gene encoding selenocysteine-specific translation elongation factor has translation EKKRGITIELGFAHLDLPDGQSLGIIDVPGHERFIKNMVAGVAGIDLVALVIAADEGVMPQTREHLDICRLLGVRQGLVIMTKMDMVDDEWRELVMDDIRKYLHGTFLEELPIMPVSAVTGEGIEDLLQELMRLAAETAARPLAGPFRLPIDRAFVMKGFGSVVTGTTLSGSVNVGDQVELLPVGLASRVRGIQTYDSIRETAAAGERTAVNLQGLEKSQIVRGEILVHPGTVQTTSMIDMYYSHLPGASNPLKPRSKMMVHAGSAAIMATVVVLSGEGINPGESDYVQIRLDSPTVVMYGDRLVLRSFAWQETMGGGQVLDPHPRKHRLKEFPGLLPSLEILRQGDILPVIEVLIDNHGLQGLNAREIAGMVSLSNKRLRQVLDELSATGKVVRYDVERRAYISGKRFRELQDKLLELVAAYHQQFPVKLGIFKEELKSRLQLKSLLFANVLQRTIKDQRLVLEKDIIRFPDHQIRLEADEKALKGNVLRIYRQAGLQFPDFRDLISELKVTEAEVRTMVRLLEKEGELIRVREGIYIPSGDYEQLKKKVISYLESHGELTTLKFKEMVGLTRKYIIPLIECLDMYKVTQRQGDIRVLLK, from the coding sequence AAGAAAAGAAACGGGGCATAACCATTGAACTGGGTTTTGCCCATCTGGACCTTCCCGATGGACAGTCCCTGGGGATTATTGATGTTCCCGGCCATGAGCGTTTTATTAAAAACATGGTTGCCGGTGTTGCCGGTATCGACCTGGTAGCGCTGGTGATTGCCGCCGATGAAGGGGTAATGCCCCAGACCCGTGAGCATCTTGATATCTGTCGTTTGCTGGGGGTGCGGCAGGGGCTGGTGATCATGACCAAAATGGATATGGTCGATGATGAATGGCGGGAACTGGTTATGGATGATATCAGAAAGTATCTGCATGGAACTTTTCTGGAAGAACTTCCCATCATGCCGGTTTCCGCTGTTACCGGTGAAGGTATTGAAGATTTATTGCAGGAATTGATGCGGCTGGCGGCCGAAACTGCTGCCCGGCCGCTTGCCGGCCCTTTTCGCTTGCCCATTGATCGGGCTTTTGTGATGAAAGGTTTTGGCTCGGTGGTAACCGGGACTACTCTGTCCGGTTCGGTTAATGTTGGTGACCAGGTGGAATTGCTGCCGGTCGGCCTGGCCAGCCGGGTCCGTGGTATTCAAACCTATGACAGCATCAGAGAAACCGCGGCGGCTGGTGAACGGACGGCTGTCAATCTGCAGGGTCTGGAGAAATCGCAGATCGTCCGGGGAGAAATTCTGGTTCATCCTGGTACCGTGCAGACAACATCCATGATTGATATGTATTACAGTCATCTGCCAGGGGCGTCCAATCCCCTGAAACCTCGAAGCAAAATGATGGTCCATGCCGGTAGTGCCGCTATTATGGCCACGGTGGTGGTGCTTTCCGGTGAAGGCATTAACCCGGGTGAATCAGATTATGTTCAGATCCGGCTTGATTCTCCCACAGTGGTTATGTATGGCGACCGTTTGGTTCTGCGAAGTTTTGCCTGGCAGGAAACCATGGGTGGCGGTCAGGTTTTGGACCCGCATCCCCGCAAACATCGCCTGAAAGAATTTCCCGGCTTGCTGCCGTCATTGGAAATATTACGTCAGGGCGATATTTTGCCGGTGATTGAAGTTCTGATCGACAACCACGGTCTTCAGGGATTAAATGCCCGAGAAATTGCCGGGATGGTCAGTCTTTCTAATAAACGTTTGCGACAGGTTCTTGATGAGCTGTCTGCCACCGGCAAAGTGGTTCGCTATGATGTCGAACGTCGGGCTTATATCAGCGGCAAGCGATTTCGGGAACTTCAGGACAAACTGCTGGAACTGGTTGCCGCCTATCATCAACAGTTTCCGGTGAAGTTGGGGATTTTCAAGGAAGAGTTGAAGTCCCGGCTGCAACTTAAATCCCTGCTGTTTGCCAATGTGTTACAACGAACAATTAAGGACCAGCGCCTGGTGCTGGAAAAAGATATTATCCGGTTTCCCGATCACCAGATTCGCCTGGAGGCGGATGAGAAAGCGTTGAAGGGAAATGTCCTGCGTATTTACCGTCAGGCCGGCCTGCAGTTTCCGGATTTTCGTGATTTGATCAGTGAGCTTAAAGTAACCGAAGCCGAGGTCAGGACCATGGTCCGCCTGCTGGAGAAGGAAGGTGAGCTGATCCGGGTCAGGGAAGGAATTTATATCCCCAGTGGAGATTATGAACAGTTGAAAAAGAAAGTGATCAGTTACCTTGAAAGCCATGGGGAATTGACCACCCTGAAATTTAAGGAAATGGTCGGTTTGACGCGAAAATATATCATTCCGCTGATTGAATGCCTGGATATGTATAAAGTGACCCAGCGTCAGGGTGATATCCGGGTGTTGTTGAAATGA
- a CDS encoding type II toxin-antitoxin system PemK/MazF family toxin, translated as MKILNIKRYEIYYADLNPTIGSEIKKIRPVVIISQNEMNKYLETVVICPLTSKLHPQWRARFQLKCAGKPAEIAVDQIRTISKQRLRKKIDTLSNISAAQLRKLITDMYGE; from the coding sequence ATGAAGATTTTGAATATTAAAAGGTATGAAATATACTATGCCGATCTTAACCCGACAATAGGGAGCGAAATAAAAAAGATACGCCCGGTTGTCATAATCAGTCAGAACGAAATGAACAAATATCTGGAAACCGTTGTCATATGCCCTTTAACCTCAAAACTGCATCCCCAATGGAGAGCCAGGTTTCAGCTTAAATGTGCCGGTAAACCGGCGGAGATCGCAGTCGACCAAATTCGGACGATAAGTAAGCAAAGGTTGAGAAAAAAGATCGATACACTGTCAAATATATCAGCGGCACAACTCCGCAAGCTCATTACCGACATGTATGGTGAGTAG
- a CDS encoding AbrB/MazE/SpoVT family DNA-binding domain-containing protein — translation MENQLRTRDVKLIPIGNSKGVRIPKMLLQKYGFSNHLLLEETERGLLLRSKKERKLSWEDTFKAMADEKEDWVDFDPTLLDGLEDEDFEY, via the coding sequence ATGGAAAATCAGTTGCGTACAAGAGATGTTAAGCTGATTCCGATTGGGAATTCCAAAGGAGTCCGTATACCCAAGATGCTCCTGCAAAAATATGGTTTCAGCAATCATCTTTTGCTTGAAGAAACAGAGAGGGGCTTGCTTTTGAGGAGTAAAAAAGAGAGAAAACTTTCCTGGGAAGATACTTTTAAAGCTATGGCTGATGAAAAAGAAGATTGGGTTGATTTTGATCCAACTCTTCTTGATGGTCTCGAGGATGAAGATTTTGAATATTAA